A region of Sesamum indicum cultivar Zhongzhi No. 13 linkage group LG7, S_indicum_v1.0, whole genome shotgun sequence DNA encodes the following proteins:
- the LOC105166073 gene encoding lysine-specific histone demethylase 1 homolog 3 → MDKEENKMGLKRKSKSLGTLVDSDDDEPIGTLLKLKGKRNSKKSKLVADAGGNKVKGVEKMDVEDKELGGMDDTLASFRKKLRGSKKDGGSTVVATKDLNSNAVEPSCLLDESAKYKELDSNLMPEGQKRGLGGTPSGSSGDATVIEGLKVKAKIKNKRSKVNSDAKIIGNSKMDDGLDYSKSGNDALQHEKETASESEAEVLEDSLSAFFQKVHSGMISKSRSSSRVKQGKETQASNDESRPDSGDALEARVGKSQSASDFVKEASDQGPTKSTLICPRLDDHLPEVLNRTPGNSIGSKLGLCSSPLDSSQIQRPTECMDDSSFKLISENSTSISLVQSSSSSLRACSGKSAGVEDGKTDSLASQAIGNQPGSTNEPPGLNNIPDRNNEVPHCMEAKDLGLSTSLCEGIARSTDDVKLDCGLDTDLVPKYSGEVQLRSSPPAFSRAHDGPLIVLGKCFQGTDHAPFDSQEADGQVSECRLSPGSGSEILKYEVAFRKHKNDSHRAVDESEHVLEPSGVLPEGACPRNSNYHSEDEEVNGTSSPSIMLDHQGTCADDRGPLADTETKESSLSVGQRAPRNAKKHRHGDMAYEGDIDWDVLMQSQEFFINHQTVDKTRDKSNSSSTAVDAENGKAAAVAVGLKARAVGPLEKIKFKEVLKRKGGLQEYLECRNHILSVWNKDVRRILPLSDFGVSDAPVMGESSRASLIRDIFTFLDQCGYINFGVPSGKEKVGNNIKNELKLLTEEKFGETGELPVVDSEDGVSFILGKERSTEIHRGEKNDDTFADEKLAGKVVSEQGVNNLEPLQTPEGCSIDDRQGMNSRDPIHLKYSAGSDYFDSIPSCKDENGTLVPAVDPDLPSPGEAVSGVPAKVPKFGSAIFSATEDSGCSHTQNDSGPRKSIIVVGAGPAGLTAARHLQRQGFIVTVLEARSRIGGRVFTDHSSLSVPVDLGASIITGMEADVDTERRPDPSSIICSQLGLELTVLNSDCPLYDTVTGQKVPADLDEALEAEYNSLLDDMVMVVAEKGECAMTMSLEEGLEYSLKRRRMAHSGQEDMEVLPVKPQDTSVASEGFAVDDEVSNAQDSETEGLSPLERRVMDWHFAHLEYGCAALLKEVSLPNWNQDDVYGGFGGAHCMIKGGYSAVVESLAKGICIHLDHVVTDISYCTKDSGTNNNVHKMVKVSTSNGKEFSGDAVLVTVPLGCLKAETIKFSPPLPQWKYLSIKRLGFGVLNKVVMEFPEVFWDDTIDYFGATAEDTNQRGWCFMFWNVKKTVGAPVLIALVVGKAAIDGQNISSSDHVSHALLVLRKLFGEHKVSHPVASVVTDWGRDPYSYGAYSYVAVGSSGEDYDILGRPVENCLFFAGEATCKEHPDTVGGAMMSGLREAVRIIDILNTGTDYTAEVEAMEVARRHLHIEKSEIKDIIRKLDAINFSGAFCKKSLDGSQISSWGYVLKDMFFTAKTTAGRLHLAKELLKLPVGFLKTFASTKEGLSTLNSWILDSMGKDGTQLLRHCVRLLVLVSNDLLAVRLSGVGKTVKEKVCVHTSRDIRAIASQLVSVWVELFRKEKASKGGRKLLRQSTSLDSKSKSPLVSGKPPLRTHHVDSKGSPKVSASAGNQFPSGASNKKVINEPVKSDTRIHPQSDVQLSNSHGSLGCSNVREEDNDDIPMSEEEKAAFAAAEAARAAAIAAAKAYASSGAMHNASRQPPKILSFHKFAMREQSANMDESDSRKNWPGAGIGRQDCLSEIDSRNCRVRDWSVDFSATGVHLGSSKMSVDNRSQRSHSNEIANQLNIREHSGENAAVDSSLLTKAWVDSAGSIGIKDYNAIERWQCQAAAASSGFSHGTMHMTDDDESNMSLKLHKNKHDAAANESLASQVTIKQEPKGSQPRGADRIKQAVVDYVASLLMPLYKARKIDRDGYKSIMKKTATKVMEQTTDAEKAMAVFEFLDFKRKNKIRAFVDMLIERHMAVKPEAKSGSSQKD, encoded by the exons GCACTCCAAGTGGATCTTCTGGGGACGCAACTGTAATTGAGGGTTTAAAAGTGAAggctaaaataaaaaataagagatcGAAGGTCAATTCAGATGCCAAGATAATTGGGAACTCCAAAATGGATGATGGTCTTGACTACAGTAAATCTGGAAATGATGCATTGCAGCATGAAAAAGAGACTGCTTCAGAGTCTGAGGCGGAAGTTCTAGAGGATTCCTTATCTGCCTTTTTCCAGAAGGTGCACTCCGGGATGATTTCGAAATCTCGTAGTTCTTCAAGAGTGAAGCAGGGAAAGGAAACTCAAGCATCCAATGATGAGTCAAGACCAGATTCAGGTGATGCTTTAGAGGCTCGTGTTGGGAAATCTCAATCTGCTTCAGATTTTGTCAAGGAAGCTTCTGATCAAGGTCCCACAAAATCAACCTTGATTTGTCCGAGGCTTGATGATCATTTACCAGAAGTCTTAAATCGTACTCCCGGGAATTCGATTGGTTCAAAACTAGGGCTTTGTTCTAGTCCACTGGATTCCAGTCAGATACAAAGACCTACTGAGTGCATGGATGATTCATCTTTCAAACTAATTTCAGAGAATTCAACTTCCATATCATTGGTCCAAAGTTCTTCTTCTAGTCTGAGGGCATGCTCTGGTAAGAGCGCTGGGGTTGAAGATGGCAAAACTGACTCTTTAGCCTCTCAAGCAATTGGGAATCAACCAGGTTCCACAAATGAGCCCCCTGGTTTGAACAATATCCCTGACAGAAATAATGAGGTACCCCATTGCATGGAAGCAAAGGATTTGGGGTTGTCGACATCCTTATGTGAAGGCATAGCAAGAAGTACTGATGATGTGAAACTAGATTGTGGGCTCGATACTGACTTGGTCCCGAAATATTCTGGTGAAGTACAGCTTCGTTCATCACCCCCTGCGTTTAGTAGGGCACATGATGGCCCACTTATTGTTCTAGGTAAGTGCTTTCAAGGGACAGATCATGCACCATTTGATTCACAAGAGGCAGACGGTCAAGTATCTGAGTGTAGGTTATCGCCAGGGTCAGGGAGTGAAATCCTCAAATATGAAGTGGCCTTCAGAAAGCATAAGAATGACTCACACAGAGCTGTTGATGAATCAGAACATGTTTTGGAGCCCTCTGGTGTATTGCCAGAAGGTGCATGCCCTCGAAACAGTAACTATCATTCTGAGGATGAAGAGGTTAATGGGACCTCTTCCCCATCTATTATGCTGGATCACCAAGGAACCTGTGCAGACGACAGGGGACCCCTGGCTGACACTGAAACTAAAGAAAGTAGCCTGTCAGTTGGACAGCGAGCGCCACGCAATGCCAAGAAGCACAGACATGGGGACATGGCTTATGAGGGTGATATTGATTGGGATGTTTTGATGCAGAGCcaagaatttttcataaaccatCAGACTGTAGATAAAACAAGAGACAAATCCAATTCATCGTCTACTGCTGTGGATGCTGAAAATGGCAAAGCAGCAGCTGTAGCAGTAGGGCTGAAAGCTCGGGCGGTTGGTCCCCTTGAGAAAATCAAGTTTAAAGAAGTGTTAAAGCGCAAAGGTGGACTTCAAGAATATCTGGAGTGCAG GAACCATATCTTGAGTGTTTGGAACAAAGATGTCAGGCGCATTTTGCCACTTTCAGACTTTGGTGTGTCTGATGCTCCTGTGATGGGTGAAAGCTCACGTGCTTCTCTGATTAGAGATATCTTTACCTTTCTCGATCAATGT ggttatataaattttggagTGCCTTCGGGAAAGGAGAAGGTGGGAAATAACATCAAGAATGAACTGAAACTTCTGACAGAGGAGAAGTTTGGAGAAACTGGTGAGCTTCCTGTGGTTGATTCTGAGGATGGAGTTTCCTTTATCCTTGGGAAGGAAAGAAGTACAGAGATTCAcagaggggaaaaaaatgatGACACTTTTGCGGATGAAAAGCTGGCAGGAAAAGTTGTATCAGAACAAGGAGTTAACAACCTTGAGCCGTTACAAACACCTGAAGGATGTTCCATTGATGATAGGCAAGGAATGAATTCCCGTGATCCTATACATCTTAAATATTCTGCTGGTTCAGATTATTTTGATTCGATTCCTTCCTGCAAGGATGAGAATGGCACATTGGTTCCTGCTGTCGATCCAGATTTGCCTTCTCCTGGTGAAGCAGTGAGTGGTGTACCTGCAAAGGTCCCCAAATTTGGCTCTGCTATTTTCTCAGCCACCGAGGACTCTGGGTGTAGTCATACACAAAATGATTCAGGACCACGAAAGAGTATAATAGTTGTAGGAGCTGGTCCTGCTGGCTTAACTGCAGCACGCCACTTGCAACGCCAAGGTTTCATTGTTACAGTTCTCGAGGCTAGAAGCAGAATAGGTGGTCGTGTTTTTACAGACCATTCATCATTAAGTGTTCCTGTAGATCTTGGAGCTAGCATCATTACTGGTATGGAGGCAGATGTTGACACTGAAAGAAGACCTGATCCTTCTTCAATCATTTGTTCTCAGTTGGGCCTCGAGCTGACTGTACTTAATAGCGACTGTCCTCTTTATGATACTGTGACTGGTCAGAAAGTACCTGCAGATCTAGATGAAGCATTGGAAGCAGAATATAATAGCCTGCTTGATGACATGGTAATGGTTGTTGCAGAGAAGGGGGAGTGTGCCATGACAATGTCTCTCGAAGAAGGTCTAGAATATAGCCTGAAGAGACGTCGTATGGCCCACTCTGGACAAGAGGATATGGAAGTTCTACCTGTTAAACCTCAAGATACATCTGTTGCTTCTGAAGGTTTTGCTGTGGATGATGAAGTTTCAAATGCTCAGGATTCTGAAACAGAAGGTTTGAGTCCTTTGGAGAGGAGAGTTATGGATTGGCATTTTGCGCACTTAGAGTATGGTTGTGCTGCCTTGCTTAAAGAAGTCTCACTCCCAAACTGGAATCAGGATGATGTATATGGGGGATTTGGTGGAGCTCATTGTATGATCAAAGGAGGTTATAGTGCTGTTGTTGAATCTCTTGCAAAAGGAATTTGCATTCACTTGGACCATGTTGTCACGGATATTTCGTATTGCACAAAGGATTCTGGGACAAATAATAATGTGCATAAAATGGTTAAAGTTTCTACATCAAATGGCAAAGAGTTTTCAGGAGACGCAGTCCTGGTCACAGTCCCACTTGGATGCCTGAAAGCGGAAACGATAAAATTTTCACCGCCTTTGCCCCAATGGAAATATCTATCCATCAAGAGACTTGGGTTTGGTGTTCTAAACAAAGTAGTCATGGAGTTTCCTGAAGTATTTTGGGATGACACAATTGATTACTTTGGTGCTACTGCTGAAGATACAAATCAGCGGGGTTGGTGTTTTATGTTCTGGAATGTCAAGAAAACAGTTGGGGCACCTGTTCTTATAGCCTTGGTTGTTGGTAAGGCTGCCATAGATGGACAAAATATTAGCTCGTCGGATCATGTGAGTCATGCCTTGCTTGTTCTCCGGAAACTATTTGGGGAACATAAGGTTTCTCATCCAGTTGCATCTGTAGTGACTGACTGGGGAAGGGACCCTTACAGCTATGGTGCTTACTCTTATGTTGCTGTGGGATCATCAGGAGAAGACTATGACATCTTGGGAAGGCCGGTGGAGAACTGTTTATTTTTTGCTGGTGAAGCCACTTGCAAAGAGCATCCTGACACTGTTGGTGGTGCAATGATGAGTGGGCTTCGAGAGGCTGTACgcattattgatatattgaacACAGGAACTGATTATACTGCAGAGGTGGAGGCAATGGAGGTTGCTAGAAGACATTTGCATATTGAAAAGAGTGAAATAAAGGACATTATCAGGAAGCTTGATGCTATAAATTTCTCTGGTGCTTTCTGTAAGAAGTCTTTGGATGGATCCCAGATCTCTTCTTGGGGCTATGTGCTAAAGGATATGTTTTTCACTGCAAAAACTACAGCTGGGAGATTGCATCTAGCTAAAGAGTTGTTAAAACTTCCTGTTGGGTTTTTGAAGACATTTGCTAGCACTAAAGAAGGGCTTAGCACCCTTAATTCATGGATTCTT GATTCCATGGGGAAAGATGGAACTCAGCTCTTGCGCCATTGTGTCCGTCTCCTTGTACTTGTTTCAAATGATTTGCTTGCCGTTCGTTTATCAG GTGTCGGAAAAACTGTAAAAGAGAAAGTCTGTGTACATACCAGCCGTGATATAAGAGCCATAGCTAGCCAGCTTGTGAGTGTGTGGGTTGAACTTTTCCGCAAGGAGAAGGCTTCTAAAGGGGGACGTAAATTACTTAGGCAATCAACTTCTCTTGATTCGAAGAGCAAATCTCCTCTAGTTTCTGGAAAACCACCGTTGCGCACACATCATGTTGACAGCAAGGGAAGTCCAAAAGTTTCTGCGTCTGCTGGGAACCAGTTCCCTTCCGGTGCAAGCAATAAGAAAGTAATCAATGAACCTGTTAAATCCGATACAAGAATTCACCCACAGTCAGATGTTCAGCTCTCAAACTCTCATGGTTCACTAGGATGCAGCAATGTCAGGGAGGAGGACAATGATGACATTCCCATGTCTGAGGAAGAAAAGGCTGCTTTTGCTGCTGCAGAAGCGGCCCGTGCTGCAGCAATTGCTGCTGCCAAG GCATATGCTTCTTCCGGTGCCATGCATAATGCATCACGACAGCCTCCCAAGATTCTTTCGTTTCACAAATTTGCTATGCGTGAACAATCTGCTAATATGGATGAGTCTGACAGTAGAAAGAACTGGCCTGGTGCAGGAATAGGGAGGCAAGATTGCTTATCTGAAATAGATTCCAGGAACTGCAGGGTGAGAGATTGGTCAGTTGATTTTTCTGCTACTGGTGTACACCTGGGCAGTTCAAAAATGTCGGTTGATAATCGTTCGCAGCGGAGCCATTCGAATGAGATTGCTAATCAGTTGAACATCAGAGAGCACTCTGGGGAGAATGCAGCTGTTGATAGCAGCTTACTGACAAAAGCATGGGTTGATAGTGCTGGCAGCATAGGGATAAAAGATTACAATGCTATTGAAAGATGGCAATGTCAAGCAGCAGCTGCTAGTTCGGGCTTCTCTCATGGGACAATGCACATGACAGATGACGATGAGTCAAATATGAGCTTGAAATTGCATAAGAATAAACATGATGCAGCAGCAAATGAGAGCTTGGCTTCACAAGTTACAATAAAACAAGAACCTAAAGGCAGTCAACCTAGAGGAGCAGATCGAATAAAACAAGCAGTTGTGGATTATGTGGCTTCATTGCTCATGCCTCTTTATAAAGCAAGGAAAATTGACAGGGACGGTTACAAgtcaataatgaaaaaaactGCCACCAAG GTCATGGAACAGACTACTGATGCTGAGAAAGCAATGGCTGTTTTTGAGTTTCTTGATTTCAAACGCAAAAACAAG ATCCGGGCATTCGTGGACATGTTGATCGAGAGACACATGGCAGTGAAGCCAGAGGCCAAATCAGGATCTTCTCAGAAGGATTAG